From a region of the Triticum aestivum cultivar Chinese Spring chromosome 7D, IWGSC CS RefSeq v2.1, whole genome shotgun sequence genome:
- the LOC123169973 gene encoding probable calcium-binding protein CML25/26, translating into MNSHSIMVVPSVFAAIDTDGDGKVSASELRRCMEATLGEDVSEAEAAAVLAAVDADRDGLLNQEEFSRLTAPGAQEEDDADVKRRCLREAFGMYASSPTEDTITPASLRRTLSRLGSHELGVEECRAMICRFDLDGDGKLSFDEFRVMMMA; encoded by the coding sequence ATGAATAGTCACTCGATCATGGTGGTGCCGTCGGTGTTCGCCGCCATTGACACGGACGGCGACGGCAAGGTGTCCGCGTCCGAGCTGCGGCGCTGCATGGAGGCGACGCTGGGTGAGGACGTGtccgaggcggaggcggcggcggtcctCGCGGCCGTGGACGCCGACCGCGATGGGCTGCTAAACCAAGAAGAGTTCTCGAGGCTGACAGCCCCCGGTGCCCAGGAAGAGGACGATGCCGACGTGAAGCGAAGGTGCCTGAGGGAGGCGTTCGGGATGTACGCGTCGTCGCCCACGGAAGACACGATTACGCCGGCGAGCCTGAGGCGGACGCTGAGCAGGCTGGGGTCACACGAGCTGGGCGTGGAGGAGTGCCGGGCAATGATCTGCAGATTCGACCTCGACGGTGACGGCAAACTATCCTTCGACGAGTTCCGGGTCATGATGATGGCCTGA